The following coding sequences lie in one Arachis stenosperma cultivar V10309 chromosome 5, arast.V10309.gnm1.PFL2, whole genome shotgun sequence genomic window:
- the LOC130979579 gene encoding uncharacterized protein LOC130979579 yields the protein MFDREDSDSDAPEEFTALQGIQQDEEIRKIQKESKARVAREGKERRRKWAEKLTPRQSKESKDTAQGEEDDVLGSEPQHNSNPASGFLPDDIVKMLAAREKQVFLPDSDEEKEKAKTKLATSKKRKSKNSGLEPVILSELGPPQCVQGALEFLKKRKMSVQRSSSALNNSNRAFRLLSKSGVILQK from the exons ATGTTTGACAGAGAAGATAGTGATTCCGACGCCCCTGAGGAATTCACAGCTCTGCAG GGTATACAACAAGACGAGGAGATTCgcaaaattcaaaaagaaagTAAAGCTAG GGTTGCTCGCGAAGGGAAAGAGCGTAGGAGGAAATGGGCTGAGAAATTAACACCTCGACAATCCAAAGAAAGTAAGGACACTGCTCAAGGTGAAGAAGATGATGTATTAGGTTCTGAGCCTCAGCATAATTCAAATCCAGCTTCAGGGTTTCTTCCAGATGACATAGTGAAAATGCTGGCAGCTCGTGAGAA ACAAGTTTTCTTGCCTGACTCTGatgaggagaaggagaaggctAAAACAAAGCTTGCCACTTCAAAGAAGAGGAAATCAAAGAACTCAGG TTTGGAACCTGTTATTTTGAGCGAACTAGGCCCTCCTCAATGTGTACAGGGTGCCTTAGAGTtcttgaaaaaaagaaaaatgtcaGTCCAGAGATCATCCTCTGCATTGAACAATTCCAACAGAGCATTTCGGCTCCTTTCTAAGTCTGGTGTGATATTACAGAAGTGA
- the LOC130980390 gene encoding protein JINGUBANG-like yields MEKKKETMDYKSCFYIPKDEEMDGYNSDGNTRKPLITIDAPHLLETAQMAVDNDSLLSPLAKSPWSSHMNHNTNIGGDGFTNPNDEALVGSLVREEGHIYSLAATRDLLYTGSDSKNIRVWKNQKEFAGFKSNSGLVKSIVIAGEKIITGHQDGRIRVWKVSSRNEQIHRRIATLPTLRNYIKCSMRPSNYIEVRKNRNVLWIKHYDAISCLSVTEDYAFIYSASWDKTFKVWRASNFKCLESVVAHDDAVNSLVVAPEGLVFSGSADGTVKIWRREMQAKGTKHFFQQTLLKQECAVTALVINADGNVLYGGSSDGLVNFWVRGTKYEHMGILRGHKLAVLCLATAGNLILSGSADMGICVWKRTLSNEHVCLTTLTGHTGPVKCLAVEKDPEAMLNDKKWIVYSGSLDKSVKVWRVCENAPPSQHGHQQSRTSSEFPRVSSLRKMGSRRY; encoded by the exons atggaaaagaaaaaggaaacaaTGGACTATAAGAGTTGTTTCTATATTCCAA aagacgaagagATGGACGGTTACAACTCCGACGGGAACACTAGGAAACCCCTTATCACCATTGACGCCCCACATTTATTAGAAACTGCTCAAATGGCCGTTGACAATGATTCCTTACTCTCTCCTCTTGCCAAGTCTCCATGGTCCTCTCACATGAACCACAACACCAACATTGGAGGAGATGGCTTCACCAACCCCAACGATGAAGCTCTCGTTGGCTCGCTCGTCCGCGAAGAAGGCCACATATACTCCCTCGCTGCCACCAGGGACCTTCTCTACACCGGCTCCGACAGCAAGAACATTAGGGTTTGGAAGAACCAGAAGGAGTTTGCAGGCTTCAAATccaacagtggcttggtcaaaTCCATCGTCATCGCCGGTGAAAAGATTATCACCGGCCACCAAGACGGCAGGATTAGGGTTTGGAAGGTGTCTTCGAGAAATGAACAAATACACAGACGCATTGCCACTCTTCCCACGCTCAGAAACTACATCAAGTGCTCCATGAGACCCAGCAACTACATCGAGGTTCGAAAGAACCGCAATGTGCTTTGGATCAAGCACTACGACGCCATCTCCTGCCTTAGTGTCACGGAGGACTATGCCTTCATATACTCAGCTTCTTGGGACAAGACCTTCAAGGTTTGGCGAGCCTCCAACTTCAAGTGCTTGGAGTCTGTGGTGGCGCATGACGACGCCGTTAACTCCTTGGTTGTGGCGCCGGAAGGCTTGGTGTTCTCGGGGTCCGCGGATGGCACTGTCAAAATCTGGCGGCGCGAGATGCAAGCGAAAGGAACGAAACACTTCTTCCAGCAGACATTGCTGAAGCAAGAGTGTGCGGTGACGGCGCTGGTGATAAACGCCGACGGGAATGTTCTGTACGGCGGTTCGTCGGACGGGTTGGTGAACTTCTGGGTGAGGGGGACAAAGTACGAACACATGGGGATACTTCGGGGGCATAAACTGGCGGTGCTGTGTTTGGCGACGGCGGGGAACTTGATATTGAGTGGGTCGGCGGATATGGGGATTTGCGTCTGGAAGAGGACGCTTAGCAACGAGCATGTTTGCCTGACGACGTTAACCGGTCACACTGGACCGGTGAAGTGTCTGGCGGTGGAGAAGGACCCGGAGGCCATGTTGAATGACAAGAAGTGGATTGTGTATAGCGGCAGCTTGGACAAATCCGTCAAGGTTTGGAGAGTTTGCGAGAACGCGCCGCCCTCCCAACACGGCCACCAGCAATCTCGTACTAGTTCTGAGTTCCCCAGGGTCTCTTCTTTGAGGAAAATGGGCTCCAGAAGATACTAA
- the LOC130979580 gene encoding uncharacterized protein LOC130979580 — protein MAFIISRGESTFSETEKSSLEEHLEGKDSAIVDKISSELQLKSSLSSKASSQSLSKQAVLQRIRQRKLLNKIKSTVEGFTSSSEGNTATEQRWLQQEDSFSAP, from the coding sequence atgGCTTTCATTATTTCCAGAGGTGAATCTACTTTCTCAGAGACTGAGAAATCAAGTCTTGAAGAACACCTAGAGGGCAAGGACTCTGCAATAGTGGACAAAATCTCATCCGAGCTCCAGTTGAAGTCATCTTTGTCATCCAAGGCCTCATCTCAAAGCCTGAGCAAACAAGCTGTTCTTCAGCGCATCCGTCAGCGAAAGCTGCTTAACAAAATCAAAAGCACTGTTGAAGGTTTTACCAGCAGCTCCGAAGGCAACACGGCCACGGAGCAGAGGTGGCTCCAGCAAGAAGACTCTTTCTCTGCACCTTGA